A stretch of the Lactuca sativa cultivar Salinas chromosome 9, Lsat_Salinas_v11, whole genome shotgun sequence genome encodes the following:
- the LOC111898248 gene encoding uncharacterized protein LOC111898248 produces MMSNPKEIDKSIATDTIIAEINSSRNDEQIDSISFTSEELQNTIRIEGESSNSTNESYGSNIIEESEYKPDVSTEFVPVVNSVFKSLNLAVKMYTDYAEMAEFVVRASKAKIGPTMAHKIRAVLKRGYEYVRAKVTDYKNLRRGVNRILCYKDAQIMKNKMNDRRDHYPNYSFEFLGDGDLLVAMFWEDEREKAFYAEFGEVISFDATFRTHKYKMVSVPLTTVDHHKKSITVGVGLLSRETIESYKWMLIDFLRAHERKAPKNVLTDQDAEIKQAMESVLPNSRHRLCMWHIMKKLQAKVTGDLFKNKDFKKRFNKLVWNMHLKPDEFEKKWDLIINEFNLEDKDGSTICLNYVTNGYLHTSVTQESIQKQRNTQHELDHQTKKAVEIKLPTNDVKCTCEHFNHFRTLCRHAFNILMKHGIKEIHEQYIKNRWRKDVISRHYNFGRHVYDIGDNEINKYVNQAYYNFEACLEYVRKNKEKMDLFVKKIESMLKEYENDPTNELQKNRTDVEEVGKLMGISIPKDIDINVPNVQSNKGCGKKSRIQSAAEIAYENSNKQTRRCSGCGETAPHNLRRCPIKLAAKQSSKAT; encoded by the exons atgatGTCAAATCCAAAAGAAATTGATAAGTCGATCGCAACTGATACTATTATAGCTGAAATCAATTCATCTCGTAACGACGAACAAATCGATTCAATTTCTTTCACTTCTGAAGAACTTCAAAATACGATTCGTATTGAAG GTGAAAGTTCCAATTCAACAAATGAATCATATGGCAGTAACATAATTGAAGAATCTGAATATAAACCAGATGTCTCTACAGAATTTGTACCAGTTGTAAACAGTGTTTTCAAATCACTAAATTTGGCAGTAAAAATGTATACGGATTATGCAGAAATGGCAG AGTTTGTAGTACGTGCATCAAAAGCTAAAATTGGTCCCACAATGGCTCACAAAATACGAGCAGTTTTGAAAAGAGGATATGAATATGTAAGGGCAAAGGTAACAGACTACAAAAACTTGAGGAGAggagtaaatagaatcttatgTTACAAGGATGCTCAaataatgaaaaacaaaatgaatgatCGTAGAGATCATTACCCAAATTATTCATTTGAGTTCCTAGGTGATGGAGATCTATTGGTTGCTATGTTTTGGGAAGATGAAAGAGAAAAGGCTTTTTATGCAGAGTTTGGAGAAGTTATATCTTTTGATGCAACTTTTAGAACACACAA GTATAAAATGGTATCTGTTCCATTGACAACAGTTGACCACCACAAGAAATCAATTACTGTTGGTGTTGGGTTGCTGAGTAGAGAGACAATTGAGTCGTATAAATGGATGCTTATAGATTTTCTTAGAGCTCATGAACGGAAAGCACCAAAAAATGTTCTAACTGATCAAGATGCAGAAATAAAACAAGCAATGGAATCTGTCTTACCAAATTCAAGACACAGACTATGCATGTGGCACATAATGAAAAAACTGCAAGCAAAg GTTACTGGCGatttatttaaaaacaaagaCTTCAAGAAAAGATTTAACAAGCTAGTTTGGAACATGCATCTAAAACCTGATGAATTTGAAAAGAAGTGGGATTTGATTATTAATGAATTCAATCTGGAAGATAAAGATGGTTCAACGATATGTTTGAATTACGTGACAAATGGATACCTGCATACTTCAGTGACACAAGAAT CGattcaaaaacaaagaaatacACAACATGAGCTTGATCATCAAACAAAGAAGGCG GTAGAAATAAAACTTCCAACCAATGATGTAAAATGTACTTGTGAACACTTCAACCACTTTCGGACTTTGTGCAGACATGCATTCAACATACTCATGAAACATGGAATTAAGGAGATACATGAACAGTACATTAAGAATCGTTGGAGAAAGGATGTGATATCAAGGCATTATAATTTTGGTAGACATGTATATGATATAGGAGACAATGAAATTAACAAATATGTCAATCAAGCATACTACAACTTTGAAGCATGTTTGGAATACGtaagaaaaaataaagaaaaaatggatttgtttgttaagaaaatAGAAAGCATGCTGAAGGAATATGAAAACGATCCAACAAATGAATTGCAGAAGAATAGGACAGATGTTGAAGAGGTAGGAAAGCTTATGGGCATATCTATTCCAAAAGACATTGATATCaatgttccaaatgttcaaagcaATAAAGGATGCGGAAAGAAAAGTAGAATTCAAAGTGCAGCAGAAATAGCGTATGAAAATTCAAACAAGCAAACAAGAAGATGCTCAGGATGTGGAGAAACGGCTCCTCATAACTTGCGGAGATGCCCAATCAAACTTGCAGCAAAACAATCATCAAAAGCTACATAG